The Pirellulales bacterium sequence CGCACGGCCATACGGATTGGCAGCCGCGCGGCGGAATTCATCGGCAGCATCGCGCCGAGATGCCCGCAGGGGTTCATTCGTTACCTGGTCCGCATTGGTATAGCCCTGCTCTATGAGCGCGTTAAATCGGTCGATGAGGCCTTTAAGCCGTTCCTCCTTCACCATCAAAGTATCGAGAATCCGTTTTCGATCACGCGCTTCGGCCATGTTTTGTGCGCGCTGCACGTCGGCCGCTTCCTTTTCGAAACGGCGCTGCGAGGCTTGTTCCATCAACGCAGAAAGTCGGCTACGCAGGTCGGCCCGTTGATCGCTGGATAACTCGGGCACACGAAGCACGCGGTCCATCAGCAATTTCAGATCTTCCAGGATCGCCCCTGGGTCATTGGTCATTTGATCGCGCGCACGATTGAGCGCGACAGTTGTTTCGGTCATCACTTTTTGTTGAATGACTCGTTGCGATTGCTCGACGGAATTAAGCAAATCGCTGTCTTTGGAATTATCCGTAACGGGTGCGGCATCGTTGGGCTGAGGCTTGTCGGTTACAGCCGTTTGCGCAACTGTCGGCGCCGCGTCTTCCGTTTGTGACATGGCGCTGGCATGCAGCACGCCGCTTTGCATCGATTGCTTAAGCACCAGCGCGTTGGAGTTCATCGGATCGCGCTTTAGCGCTTCGTCGACAAATTGTTGGGCTTGCTTCACGTTTCCCTCAGCGGCAGCCTGCCGGCCCAATTGCGCGAAGGTGTGAGCATTCATGTCCGACACGCGCCGGGCGGCCCACAAACCTTCGGAACCTAGTGTCGGCAGGCGACGGCCTCCGTCGTTTTTAGCGAACTCGACCCAGGGCGCCAGATAAGCGTTGTCGTCGCTGGGCTTGGAAGCTTTCACATCCCATTTCATATCGACGGGCTGGCCGAAAGCGTCTCCTTTAATTTCGACGGCAAACGTTCCGTCCGCCGCACCGGTGCCCAATAAAACGGTGTCCCGATCGGTGCGCAACGGTGGCGTATTGGTCGGATAAACATCGGTCAGAAAAGCGGGCAATTTCCGATCGGTTGGCCAGATGATCGGTTCGTGTATCGCCTGAGCGAAATGAGCGCCCACTTCACGGCCGGCGACTTGATCACTATCTAGCAGAAGAACGCCGCCGGATTGATTGGCGAGCGCGGCCAACAAGGCGCTGTTATCGCCAGGGCCCACGACAAAGCAGTTAAAGGAAACACGGTTTTTGACCAATTGATCCATGACTTTATTCACATCTTCGCCAATCAAGTTGGCGTTGCTTTGGCCGTCGCCGATGTATACCGCCGCATGTGATAACGCATTGGTTTGTTTAGCCGGCGCGGCATTGAAACTGCCGGCAATGCCTTTGAGCGTGGCTTCCAAATCGGTGGCCCCCAGCGGAACACGCTGCTGCAATTGCTGCAGCGCGGCTTCGATTTCGGGCCCACGGGGTGATACGAACGTTGTCGTCAGCGGTACGGCATTCAAGTCAACCGCCATCAGCTTCACGCGGTCGTTATTCCCCAGCGTGGCCAGCAAGCCGCGCAGCATTTCCAAGCCCTTCTCGCGGTAGGGTCCTACTTGCCGGGCTGAAGTATCGAATAAGATCACGACATCGCTTGACTCTGCCGCCGGCAAAGTAACTTGAGGCATCAAGCTTAGCGCATAGTAGGAAGTGCCGTCGGGCTTGGCGTAGGCATCGAAGCGAGTGGTCTCGGTAGCCGATTTTTCAGTCGATTTCGGCGGGGTGGCCGATAGCGAAATGTTCGGCGCAGCCATGGCCACCGTTAGGGCCACAAGGAGGAACCTGCCAGTGGTTCGCAACATAATTTGGGTACTCCGGCGCAAAGGCGATTGCGCAGACAGGCATTGTGTTCCGGTACGAATGCTTCAGGTCTGCGCTGAATGAACAAACAAATTGGAGAAAGTTGTCCACCTTGACCCGCCGCTGGGCCTCCAGCGGAATAATCCTATTGTATTCACTCACCTAACCTTACGCTATGAGATTTCCCATTTTTACATCTTCAACAAATCAGGCCGCATGGGCATAAAATGCGGCTATTTTGCGGAAAGTAATGAATTCCGAGCACGCTCGAGGCTTTTCCTTCGAGCCTGATTCGCTTTTAAAGAACTGCGTCTTGCCGGGGTGGCCGTGCGGCAAAAACCCCTACGGCGTAAAGCGTTCCGCGCCAAGTCCCACGCCTGTCACTCTCCCAATCAGCCCTATAATCAGATATTCTCGGTTTATGGGTATTCAATAAGCGGACTGTCGTTGGATCAACCATTTACTCGTGCGGTTGCCATGCGAACTACACACACGTTGATTGATTGTTTGAGTTGCGCGGTCATTGGGGCTTTGGCGGCATCGATTTGGTGGAATTTGCCGAATTTGGCTCCCACCGTTAAGGCCGAAGAACCTTATCGTGCCCAAGCACCAGGACCAGCGGATTTTCCTGCCCCGCGGCCGCCTGTTGCAAACCGCTCCGGCGATGGCAACCGACCGTTGGCACTTGGTCCCGCGCCAACCTTGGAAGGCGCTGAGGAGTTGACTCCCGAGGAGCGTGTGAATGTGGCGGTCTATGAGGCCTGCAACCGCAGCGTCGTGAACATTAAAACCGAGGCCAGCGGCACGTCGATGTTTTTGCTCGACTTTGTTCAAGAAGGAACTGGCTCGGGCAGCGTGCTCGATCAGCAAGGACACATTCTGACGAACTATCATGTCGTGGAAGGCGCAAAAGAGATTGAGGCCACTTTGTACGATAGCAAGAATTATCCGGCGCGAGTCATTGCCAAAGACGCATCGACGGATGTGGCAATTTTGAAAATTGATGCACCGGCCGATACGCTGTTTCCTGTCCGGTTCGGCGATTCCACTCGGCTGAAAGTCGGCCAACGAATTTATGCGATTGGCAATCCGTTCGGCCTGGAACGCACGCTGACCACAGGCGTTGTGTCGAGCTTGGATCGGACGCTGCCATCGCGCACCAATCGCACAATTAAGTCCGTCATCCAAGTTGACGCCGCTATCAACCCTGGCAATTCCGGTGGTCCGCTGTTGAACAGTCACGGCCGATTAATTGGCATGAACACGGCCATCGCCAGCAAAACCGGACAAAACACCGGAGTGGGCTTTGCCATACCCTCTGCA is a genomic window containing:
- a CDS encoding trypsin-like peptidase domain-containing protein; protein product: MRTTHTLIDCLSCAVIGALAASIWWNLPNLAPTVKAEEPYRAQAPGPADFPAPRPPVANRSGDGNRPLALGPAPTLEGAEELTPEERVNVAVYEACNRSVVNIKTEASGTSMFLLDFVQEGTGSGSVLDQQGHILTNYHVVEGAKEIEATLYDSKNYPARVIAKDASTDVAILKIDAPADTLFPVRFGDSTRLKVGQRIYAIGNPFGLERTLTTGVVSSLDRTLPSRTNRTIKSVIQVDAAINPGNSGGPLLNSHGRLIGMNTAIASKTGQNTGVGFAIPSAVIARVVPELIATGHVTRPDTGITKVYETDKGLLVAAVQPGGPADQAGLRGFKIVTEKKRQGPFVYQSQTIDRSAADIITAVNGKPTLTADDFLSVIDSFHPGDDVNITVIRDGHESQIRVHLVAGES